The Pseudomonas sp. DG56-2 genome contains a region encoding:
- a CDS encoding Rho termination factor N-terminal domain-containing protein, whose protein sequence is MPRGDKDKYTDKQKRKAEHIEESYENKGVSKDEAEARAWATVNKQSGGGERKGGSGQTKSAKAKAKSRKSSAQRAVATKHGVPRPEQHLEDMTKAELMDRARKQNIAGRSTMRKGELVKALS, encoded by the coding sequence ATGCCACGCGGTGATAAAGACAAATATACCGACAAACAGAAGCGCAAGGCCGAGCACATCGAGGAAAGCTACGAAAACAAAGGTGTGTCCAAGGATGAGGCCGAGGCCCGCGCGTGGGCCACGGTCAACAAGCAGTCGGGCGGCGGTGAACGTAAGGGCGGCTCTGGACAAACCAAAAGTGCCAAAGCCAAGGCCAAGTCGCGAAAGTCCTCAGCGCAGCGTGCCGTCGCCACCAAGCACGGCGTGCCCCGGCCGGAGCAACACCTGGAAGACATGACCAAGGCCGAGCTGATGGACCGGGCCCGTAAGCAGAACATCGCGGGGCGCTCGACCATGCGCAAGGGCGAGTTGGTTAAGGCACTGTCATAG
- a CDS encoding DUF72 domain-containing protein — translation MSEIRIGISGWRYSPWRKDFYPKGLRQADELAFASRAVNSIEINGSFYALQTPERYRQWREQTPDDFVFSLKAPRYITHMRRLKEVEEPLANFFASGPLLLGDKLGPILWQFPPNMKFDEQRFAHFLDLLPRDRKAAKACAQHCAQRLRDSGGTDITGNAALRYAVEIRHESFLCDTFIKLLRKHKVALVVSDSAGKWPYVEDLTADFVYLRLHGDVELYSSGYTASALRRWRLRIQAWSHGTQPDDARLATALAAPKRAKRDIYCYFDNDQKVHAPYDARRLLDKLGLDGELTTEPGVLPEMAAPGHRHNPKESYHATR, via the coding sequence GTGAGCGAGATCCGCATCGGCATATCCGGTTGGCGCTACAGCCCTTGGCGCAAGGACTTCTATCCCAAAGGGCTACGCCAAGCCGATGAACTGGCATTCGCCTCACGGGCGGTCAACAGTATCGAAATCAACGGCTCGTTCTACGCCCTGCAAACGCCGGAGCGCTATCGCCAGTGGCGTGAACAGACCCCTGACGACTTCGTGTTCTCGCTCAAGGCACCCCGTTACATTACCCATATGCGTCGCTTGAAAGAGGTCGAAGAGCCGCTGGCCAATTTCTTCGCCTCAGGTCCCCTGTTGTTGGGCGATAAACTCGGCCCCATCCTCTGGCAGTTTCCACCGAACATGAAGTTTGACGAACAACGCTTCGCCCACTTTCTCGACCTGCTACCCCGTGATCGTAAGGCCGCCAAAGCCTGCGCCCAACACTGCGCACAGCGACTCAGGGACAGTGGCGGCACCGACATCACTGGCAATGCAGCGTTGCGCTATGCCGTGGAAATTCGCCACGAGAGCTTTCTCTGCGACACATTCATCAAGCTCCTGCGCAAGCACAAAGTGGCATTGGTGGTCTCTGACAGCGCCGGAAAATGGCCATATGTGGAGGATCTGACCGCCGACTTCGTCTACCTGCGCCTGCACGGTGACGTCGAGCTCTACAGCAGCGGCTATACCGCCAGCGCCCTGCGCCGCTGGCGCTTGCGGATCCAGGCCTGGAGTCACGGCACGCAACCCGACGACGCCCGGCTGGCCACTGCCCTGGCCGCACCCAAGCGCGCAAAACGCGACATCTATTGCTATTTCGACAACGACCAAAAAGTTCATGCCCCGTACGACGCCCGGCGCTTGCTGGACAAACTCGGCCTGGATGGCGAACTGACTACCGAACCAGGGGTCCTGCCGGAGATGGCGGCACCGGGGCACCGGCACAATCCAAAGGAGAGCTACCATGCCACGCGGTGA